Proteins from a genomic interval of Chitinophagales bacterium:
- a CDS encoding AbfB domain-containing protein, whose translation MTSNPAPAPVPTISTSHSTMLSADNPCYFICYQGFIGKITKDESIQANKAGSFKMVKGLAGDNTVSFESLEYPGYFLRHQNFQLKLQQAQGDDLFNQDASFKVVKGLGNSTMVSFESYNYPMHFISNNNFNLVIAQPGADIQTFKNNATFRPTVALYGFKSPTNPNPNSRTRGRCRN comes from the coding sequence TTGACATCAAATCCTGCACCTGCACCAGTTCCTACTATTTCTACAAGCCATAGCACGATGTTGTCAGCAGATAATCCTTGTTATTTCATTTGTTATCAAGGATTTATTGGAAAAATCACCAAAGATGAATCTATTCAAGCCAACAAGGCTGGCAGCTTCAAAATGGTGAAAGGTTTGGCAGGAGACAATACCGTGTCTTTTGAATCTTTAGAATATCCTGGGTATTTTTTAAGACACCAAAACTTCCAACTAAAATTGCAGCAAGCACAGGGAGATGACTTGTTCAATCAAGATGCGAGTTTTAAGGTAGTCAAAGGTTTGGGGAACTCAACCATGGTATCTTTTGAATCTTACAACTATCCGATGCACTTTATTAGCAATAACAATTTTAACTTGGTTATTGCCCAACCAGGTGCAGACATACAGACATTCAAAAACAATGCAACCTTTAGACCAACAGTGGCCTTGTACGGGTTTAAATCACCTACAAATCCAAACCCAAATTCACGTACCAGAGGAAGATGTAGAAATTAA
- a CDS encoding amidohydrolase: METMLQKIKQLRKELHQNPELSGCEIQTAQRIKTFLQTYHSATAIIEQIGGHGLAAVYEFPQKGATVMIRCELDALPIEEKNAFDYQSKTKGVSHKCGHDGHIAMVAGLVFWIKEQDFCSGKIILLFQPAEETGKGAFEVLQDPKFKALRPDYIFALHNLPNEPLHTILTKPNSFSATVQSMIVHLTGKESHASEPENGTNPALAMAELITEFSKLNRQDLQSEKFTLLTPIHINMGQKSYGISAGAAELHYTLRAWTEEVMAQLKETLQQILNRIGMQYALSYTIDWLEYFPSTTNDPFCNEFVVKAARANGLDCKERAYPLKFGEDFGWFSKHYKTAMFGLGAGMDSPALHHADYDFPEEILETGMGMFKEIIQQIIK; encoded by the coding sequence ATGGAAACCATGCTCCAAAAAATCAAACAACTCCGAAAAGAACTCCACCAAAACCCCGAACTATCAGGCTGCGAAATCCAAACAGCCCAACGAATCAAAACATTCCTACAAACCTACCATTCAGCTACTGCAATCATCGAGCAAATAGGAGGGCATGGTTTGGCAGCCGTATATGAGTTCCCACAAAAAGGAGCAACCGTAATGATTCGATGTGAATTGGATGCACTGCCAATTGAAGAAAAAAACGCCTTTGATTACCAATCCAAAACAAAAGGCGTTTCCCACAAATGTGGGCATGACGGACATATCGCAATGGTAGCAGGTTTGGTGTTTTGGATAAAAGAACAAGATTTCTGTTCAGGCAAAATCATACTGTTGTTTCAGCCTGCAGAAGAAACAGGCAAAGGAGCTTTTGAAGTGCTGCAAGACCCAAAGTTCAAAGCCCTCCGACCTGATTATATTTTTGCCCTGCACAACCTTCCTAACGAACCCCTCCACACCATTCTCACCAAACCCAATAGTTTTTCGGCAACCGTTCAGAGCATGATTGTTCACCTCACAGGCAAAGAATCCCACGCCTCCGAACCCGAAAACGGCACCAATCCAGCTTTGGCAATGGCGGAGCTTATCACCGAATTTTCAAAACTCAATAGACAAGACCTTCAAAGCGAGAAATTTACTCTCCTCACTCCAATTCACATCAACATGGGGCAAAAATCCTATGGTATTTCGGCAGGCGCAGCAGAACTGCACTACACCTTGCGAGCATGGACAGAGGAGGTAATGGCACAATTGAAGGAAACATTGCAGCAAATCTTGAATCGAATAGGGATGCAATACGCATTGAGCTACACCATAGATTGGCTCGAATATTTTCCCAGCACCACCAACGACCCTTTCTGCAATGAGTTTGTGGTAAAGGCTGCAAGAGCAAATGGTTTGGACTGCAAAGAACGAGCCTACCCATTGAAGTTTGGAGAAGATTTTGGATGGTTCTCCAAACACTACAAAACAGCCATGTTCGGTTTGGGAGCAGGTATGGATTCTCCCGCCTTGCACCATGCAGACTACGATTTTCCCGAAGAAATCCTTGAAACGGGAATGGGTATGTTCAAAGAGATTATACAACAAATTATCAAATAG
- a CDS encoding tectonin domain-containing protein encodes MNRFNFFLSLLLFGCLMTTDLSAQRDSRTASSNSPQNEQDVEQYSPNTSDRSVRSVRSTLPMRDEVIEFEVEIVDNLAIYEGDIVLGPAAQYDPNVENAVAISGANYRWPNGGDNIYRWGNGSPVPTPAPAPQPIASKWQQIPGGLKCVSVAADGTVWGVNSADDIYRWDGSKWTNIPGKLKQISAGSMNHIWGVNSADNIYRWDGSNWQQVPGGLKHVSVGSDGAVWGVNSADNIYRMDGSEWTNVPGKLKQISVGSSSQVWGVNSADDIYRWDGGKWTNIPGKLKHVSVGFDGKVWGVNSADDIYQWDGSNWTQVAGKLKQISVGNDINVWGVNSADNIYRWGNGSSVPAPAPALPVPAPAAPVPTGYQRPAGS; translated from the coding sequence ATGAATCGTTTTAATTTTTTTTTATCACTATTACTATTTGGTTGTCTGATGACAACCGATTTATCAGCTCAAAGAGACAGCAGAACTGCATCTTCTAACTCTCCTCAAAATGAACAAGATGTAGAGCAATACAGTCCCAACACATCCGATCGGAGTGTGCGTAGTGTAAGGTCAACCTTGCCGATGCGAGATGAGGTAATAGAATTTGAAGTGGAAATAGTAGATAACCTTGCTATTTATGAAGGTGACATTGTTCTCGGCCCAGCTGCACAATACGATCCGAATGTGGAAAATGCTGTGGCTATTTCGGGAGCAAATTACCGATGGCCAAATGGCGGGGATAATATTTATAGATGGGGTAATGGCAGTCCTGTGCCAACTCCTGCTCCTGCACCTCAACCTATTGCGAGTAAATGGCAACAAATTCCTGGTGGTTTGAAGTGCGTTTCAGTGGCTGCGGACGGTACTGTATGGGGTGTGAACAGTGCCGATGATATTTATCGTTGGGATGGCAGTAAATGGACCAATATACCGGGCAAATTGAAGCAAATCTCTGCTGGTAGCATGAATCATATTTGGGGTGTGAACAGTGCGGACAATATCTATCGTTGGGATGGCAGCAACTGGCAGCAAGTTCCCGGAGGATTGAAGCATGTTTCGGTAGGTTCTGACGGTGCTGTGTGGGGTGTGAACAGTGCAGACAATATCTACCGCATGGATGGCAGTGAATGGACCAATGTACCGGGCAAATTGAAGCAAATCTCTGTTGGGAGTAGCAGTCAGGTATGGGGTGTGAACAGTGCCGATGATATTTATCGTTGGGATGGTGGCAAATGGACTAATATACCGGGCAAGTTGAAACACGTTTCAGTGGGTTTTGACGGCAAGGTATGGGGTGTGAATAGTGCCGATGATATTTACCAATGGGATGGCAGCAACTGGACACAAGTCGCTGGAAAATTGAAGCAAATCTCTGTTGGTAATGACATAAATGTATGGGGTGTGAACAGTGCGGATAATATTTATAGATGGGGTAATGGTAGTTCTGTTCCAGCTCCAGCTCCAGCTCTACCAGTACCTGCACCTGCTGCACCAGTTCCTACTGGATATCAAAGACCGGCTGGAAGTTGA
- a CDS encoding gliding motility-associated C-terminal domain-containing protein: MKQILLLLTICLCFVLSQTVHAQTVCPDPLPDNYNTTTPGCTICDFPFTGSNYDYTVSGVIANGDYGCGNLIWDNDQFFVFIANDPCVSFTVDAYNCNANTVPPFLVGLQGFIFDLALTTTYDCHLGCCMGGPGGSGCDADSPAFTIATCGLTVGTAYYLIIDGCAGSECDYTVSATGTQGGDFVTISPTGPFCTDEGMVTLEGSPATGSTGTGVWTGDVNANGEFDATALGAGNYSATYTFTNTYGCEGDQTLNFVIGEPPVVSIDPVNPLCTNSLAFNLSASPVGGTWGGVTTDGVFAPAIIGTGNHSVTYTVVDGGCVVTEEIFITVNANPIVDIGPLSSFICAQDEAVDLIATPAGGIWSGNVNANGTINPALGEGSYSATYTFTDANNCSGSDIINFDIFPAPTVEILPQASLCQGDTITALIGIPDGGIWAGDVNENGEIDPAILGEGDFVAMYEITDSNGCTGTANLDFTIFPLPIVEITPLDTVCQNDPITTLTVSLEGGTWSGNVDENGGFDPAILGAGDFTAIYEYTDENACSNSDTLDFTIQPIPIVSIEAVGIFCEDDGVVLLTANPTGGVWKGAISETGEFDPQIAGIGTHTITYTFTDSFGCAEMDEISIEVFANPIVTFLSPSEYCPIDELLQLEAEPIGGTWSGDVDSNGEINPNLLGAGDFTAIYTFADSNNCTATNSLQFTIFAEPTITFDNTGPWCLEASAQTIVAEPSGGIFSGAADPTGEVVPQDLGAGFHDVNYLFTDENGCITDTTFAIEVSATVTIQIDSLPPLCSDGAVVQLSANPTGGTWSGAASATGEVDPVALGVGSHTVTYEVTDADGCMFSGERNIEVIAPTNIEFLSTEPFCLEDVTTIVEATPTGGLWSGDVNEFGEFNPTTLGSGVHDATYTYTDFAGCVTTESFTFTIAEPLEIVFDDSVFCQSETGLVTLNASPSNGTWSGDIVSPNGEIDPSILDLGEYVVTYTALQLPEGCSVSEDLTVSIIGVTDLEIVGDTSFCQTSGIQTFTATPSGGTWSGVADALGNVDVSALSVGTHEVIYTATSDEGCVSTVSQEITIAAPPTANLSGSPTMCEGDEANLEIVLTGIAPWTVTYTLEGGTETSFTIDSSPYEWTVNQGGEYVLVSVEDANGCADSAIGTATMTELPPLQLVNISSNCNGTNTGFIVQFEIIGGDPASYTVSGIAGNLSSDAPYVFTSEDIPTGDTANFTVSDDSPCDDISDAVTVLDCSCETDAGSLQVDGFEVCVTETVTVFHNADEFLDENDTLLFVLYAGTPNNVETVLVLTDGTTFGFDDALMDAGVTYYIAAVAGDGDLIDGIDLGDSCLDYSTGIPVLFNALPTASLGADQTICEGDEVTFVLELEGEAPFTVTLNGGIVLTDIPNGHEYTISPTENTTIEVEMVSDANCEDISTNQVSITVNTPPSAELTPEVNICNTDQNNDPTTLNLNDLITSGDATGTWVDLDASGAIGTLPNLDFNGVTAGDYTFEYTTAIAQAPCTDVSYVITVQVNDCSCPDVSTLGAGPFCNDNATLDLATITSTSELGTWTITNAPANATATITDNTFNGDGSVTGDYELTFTLTETPPAGCPGNSVQTISIAAVVSAGTISEAIQICNDGVELDLLEQLTDATIGGTWTDVSANPATGFLNGGILTTENIASGTYNFVYEVAADAPCLGDSEEVVVEIDNPVSAGSLLQNVALCDGTDTTVNLFDLIENFDLGGTWTDVSPSPASGFNANGELTVSSLDSGTYLFEYAVNSNGICTNEQVTVEVRMDETPIADAGETSLLTCDEPTAMIGGTGSSTGANIIYLWSGNVEDSIAATTMTNFSGIYTLTVTDSQTGCAATDSVTITQEGAIPILSAVAFEVSCFGVSDGRIEVESVTSGVEPFQYSLDGDELGEQTVFEGLEAGSHTVEVVDANGCTDALTFEIVEPEELTVSLVLNVASNVIQLGDSVQIVPTLAGAFSEFNWTPLGGFEACDVALDSVACLNPWVQPTENTTYMLSIADETGCTAAASIDVLVETEVKVIVPTAFSPNGDGINDELRLFANSSVSQVQTFMIFDRWGEKVFEQNNFDPNDDAAVVAWDGVYKGKEMGIGVFVFYAMVEFRDGSFGEFQGNVSLVR, translated from the coding sequence ATGAAACAAATTTTACTTCTGTTGACAATTTGTCTTTGCTTTGTCCTATCTCAAACCGTTCATGCTCAAACCGTTTGCCCCGACCCCTTACCTGATAACTACAACACTACTACTCCAGGCTGTACAATTTGTGATTTTCCCTTCACAGGTAGTAATTATGATTACACTGTCTCAGGGGTAATAGCTAATGGAGATTATGGATGTGGAAACCTCATCTGGGACAACGACCAATTCTTTGTTTTCATCGCCAACGACCCTTGCGTTTCCTTCACCGTAGATGCCTACAACTGCAATGCCAATACAGTTCCTCCATTTTTGGTGGGATTGCAGGGATTTATCTTTGATTTGGCTCTGACAACTACCTACGACTGCCATTTAGGATGCTGTATGGGCGGACCTGGAGGGTCAGGCTGCGATGCCGATAGTCCAGCTTTTACGATTGCAACTTGTGGATTAACGGTCGGAACGGCCTATTACTTAATCATTGACGGATGTGCTGGCTCGGAATGTGATTATACCGTAAGTGCAACAGGAACACAAGGCGGAGATTTCGTCACCATTTCACCGACAGGCCCTTTCTGTACCGATGAAGGCATGGTGACATTGGAAGGAAGCCCTGCAACGGGTTCGACAGGAACAGGTGTTTGGACAGGAGATGTCAATGCCAATGGGGAGTTTGACGCAACTGCTTTGGGCGCAGGCAACTATTCCGCAACTTACACTTTCACGAATACCTATGGTTGTGAAGGAGACCAAACCCTGAATTTTGTGATTGGAGAACCTCCTGTGGTCAGCATTGACCCTGTCAATCCACTTTGCACCAACAGTCTTGCCTTCAATCTAAGCGCCTCACCAGTTGGAGGTACTTGGGGAGGAGTCACGACGGATGGCGTTTTCGCTCCTGCCATTATAGGTACTGGTAATCATAGCGTTACCTACACAGTAGTCGATGGAGGATGTGTGGTTACCGAAGAGATTTTTATCACCGTCAATGCAAATCCTATTGTAGATATTGGACCTCTTAGCAGTTTCATTTGCGCTCAAGACGAAGCAGTCGACCTCATAGCGACACCAGCAGGAGGGATTTGGAGTGGCAATGTAAATGCGAATGGAACCATCAACCCCGCTTTGGGAGAAGGCTCTTATTCGGCAACCTATACCTTTACCGATGCCAACAATTGCTCAGGTTCTGACATCATCAATTTTGACATATTCCCTGCTCCAACAGTAGAAATTCTTCCTCAAGCATCTCTTTGTCAAGGTGATACCATTACAGCTTTGATAGGTATTCCCGATGGAGGTATTTGGGCGGGAGATGTAAACGAAAACGGAGAAATTGACCCTGCCATTTTGGGCGAAGGAGATTTTGTTGCAATGTATGAGATTACAGACTCCAATGGTTGTACAGGTACTGCAAATCTGGACTTTACGATATTTCCTTTACCGATTGTAGAAATAACACCTCTTGATACCGTCTGCCAAAACGACCCAATAACTACTTTGACTGTCTCACTAGAAGGAGGTACTTGGAGTGGAAATGTAGATGAAAACGGAGGTTTTGACCCCGCCATTTTGGGCGCAGGAGATTTTACAGCCATCTATGAATACACCGATGAAAACGCTTGTAGCAACAGCGATACATTGGATTTTACCATTCAACCGATACCTATTGTTTCCATTGAAGCGGTTGGAATATTTTGTGAAGATGACGGAGTTGTTCTTTTGACCGCCAATCCCACAGGAGGCGTTTGGAAAGGTGCTATTTCGGAAACGGGCGAGTTCGACCCACAAATTGCAGGTATCGGCACACACACAATTACCTACACTTTTACCGATTCTTTTGGCTGCGCCGAAATGGACGAAATCAGTATTGAAGTATTTGCCAATCCTATTGTTACTTTTCTTTCGCCAAGCGAATATTGCCCAATAGATGAACTCCTTCAATTGGAGGCAGAACCCATTGGAGGAACTTGGAGTGGAGATGTGGACTCCAATGGTGAAATCAATCCCAACCTTTTGGGTGCAGGTGATTTTACTGCAATATATACCTTCGCCGATTCCAATAACTGTACTGCTACCAATAGCCTTCAATTCACCATTTTTGCAGAACCGACCATCACCTTCGACAATACAGGTCCTTGGTGCTTGGAAGCATCTGCCCAAACCATTGTAGCAGAACCCAGTGGAGGGATTTTTTCGGGCGCAGCAGACCCAACAGGCGAAGTCGTGCCGCAAGATTTGGGCGCAGGTTTTCACGATGTCAATTACCTATTTACAGACGAAAATGGCTGCATAACAGACACGACCTTTGCCATTGAAGTATCTGCAACGGTCACGATTCAGATTGATTCCTTGCCTCCTTTGTGTTCGGATGGCGCAGTGGTGCAGCTTTCTGCCAATCCGACAGGAGGAACATGGAGCGGAGCAGCAAGCGCAACAGGCGAAGTTGACCCCGTTGCCTTGGGAGTTGGCTCACATACAGTCACCTATGAAGTCACCGATGCGGACGGATGTATGTTTAGTGGTGAGCGAAATATTGAAGTAATCGCCCCTACCAACATCGAATTTTTGTCCACCGAACCCTTTTGTTTGGAAGACGTGACCACGATTGTAGAAGCCACTCCAACAGGCGGTTTATGGTCGGGCGATGTCAATGAGTTTGGCGAATTTAATCCCACAACGCTCGGTTCGGGCGTTCACGATGCCACCTACACCTACACCGATTTTGCAGGTTGTGTGACCACTGAATCTTTCACTTTCACCATTGCAGAACCTTTGGAAATTGTATTTGACGACAGCGTTTTTTGTCAAAGCGAAACAGGTTTGGTGACTTTAAATGCTTCTCCTTCAAATGGCACTTGGTCGGGAGACATCGTTTCACCAAATGGTGAAATCGACCCTTCAATCCTTGATTTGGGAGAATATGTTGTCACCTATACGGCGCTTCAATTGCCTGAAGGTTGCAGCGTTTCGGAAGACCTTACGGTTTCGATTATTGGCGTGACGGATTTGGAGATTGTGGGCGATACCAGTTTTTGCCAAACATCGGGCATCCAAACTTTCACGGCTACGCCATCGGGAGGTACTTGGAGTGGAGTAGCCGATGCGTTGGGCAATGTGGATGTTTCTGCACTTTCAGTAGGCACGCACGAAGTGATTTATACGGCAACTTCTGACGAAGGCTGTGTTTCGACTGTCAGTCAAGAAATCACCATTGCTGCTCCACCAACTGCCAATCTTTCTGGAAGTCCTACGATGTGTGAAGGGGACGAGGCAAATTTGGAAATTGTATTGACGGGAATCGCTCCCTGGACGGTCACCTATACTTTGGAGGGCGGTACCGAAACGTCTTTTACGATTGACAGCAGCCCCTATGAATGGACGGTCAATCAGGGCGGTGAATATGTTTTGGTAAGTGTGGAAGATGCCAATGGATGTGCTGATTCGGCAATCGGAACAGCAACGATGACAGAATTGCCTCCTTTGCAGCTTGTCAATATTTCGAGCAACTGCAATGGCACAAATACAGGTTTTATTGTGCAATTTGAAATCATAGGTGGCGACCCTGCAAGCTATACCGTGTCGGGAATTGCAGGAAATCTTAGTTCGGACGCACCTTATGTTTTTACGAGCGAAGACATTCCAACGGGCGACACCGCCAATTTTACGGTCAGTGACGACAGCCCTTGTGACGACATCAGCGATGCGGTGACGGTTTTGGATTGTTCTTGTGAGACAGATGCGGGGAGTTTGCAAGTCGATGGTTTTGAAGTCTGTGTAACCGAAACGGTAACAGTTTTTCACAATGCGGATGAGTTTCTGGACGAGAATGACACGCTGCTGTTTGTGCTGTATGCTGGTACACCCAACAATGTAGAGACGGTTTTGGTGCTGACAGACGGAACGACTTTTGGTTTTGACGATGCCTTAATGGATGCAGGTGTGACCTATTACATTGCAGCGGTTGCAGGGGATGGCGACCTGATTGATGGAATTGATTTGGGGGATTCGTGTTTGGATTATTCGACAGGAATTCCTGTGCTTTTCAATGCCTTGCCTACGGCATCGCTTGGCGCAGACCAAACGATTTGTGAAGGTGACGAAGTGACTTTTGTTTTGGAATTGGAGGGCGAAGCTCCTTTTACGGTGACGCTCAATGGTGGAATTGTCTTGACGGATATTCCGAACGGGCATGAATACACCATCAGCCCTACCGAAAATACAACGATTGAAGTGGAAATGGTATCGGACGCAAATTGTGAGGACATTTCGACCAATCAAGTGAGTATTACCGTCAATACACCGCCATCAGCAGAACTCACGCCAGAGGTGAATATCTGCAATACCGACCAAAACAACGACCCTACGACTTTGAATTTGAACGATTTAATCACTAGTGGAGATGCCACGGGAACTTGGGTGGATTTGGACGCTTCGGGCGCAATCGGCACATTGCCCAACTTGGACTTCAATGGTGTAACGGCTGGCGACTATACCTTTGAATATACAACAGCAATAGCTCAAGCTCCTTGTACAGATGTTTCTTATGTGATTACGGTGCAGGTCAATGATTGTTCTTGTCCTGATGTCAGCACTTTGGGCGCAGGTCCATTCTGCAATGACAATGCTACTTTGGATTTGGCGACCATCACTTCTACAAGCGAACTTGGAACTTGGACCATCACGAATGCTCCTGCCAATGCTACCGCCACGATTACAGACAATACCTTCAATGGAGACGGTTCAGTGACAGGTGATTATGAACTGACTTTCACTTTGACGGAAACACCTCCTGCGGGCTGCCCAGGCAATTCTGTTCAAACGATTTCGATTGCGGCAGTGGTCAGTGCAGGTACTATTTCGGAGGCGATTCAGATTTGCAATGATGGAGTGGAATTGGATTTGTTGGAGCAATTGACAGACGCAACGATTGGCGGAACTTGGACAGATGTTTCTGCAAATCCTGCAACGGGCTTCTTAAATGGTGGTATTTTGACCACCGAAAATATTGCAAGTGGCACCTACAATTTTGTGTATGAAGTGGCAGCGGATGCGCCTTGTTTGGGAGATAGTGAGGAGGTCGTGGTCGAAATAGACAATCCTGTGAGTGCGGGTTCTTTGCTGCAAAATGTGGCTTTGTGTGACGGTACAGATACAACGGTGAATTTGTTTGACTTGATTGAAAACTTTGACTTGGGTGGCACTTGGACGGATGTTTCACCGAGTCCTGCAAGCGGCTTCAATGCGAATGGTGAACTGACTGTCAGTAGCTTGGATAGTGGAACGTATCTGTTTGAATATGCCGTGAACAGCAATGGAATCTGTACAAATGAGCAAGTGACGGTGGAGGTGAGAATGGACGAAACGCCGATTGCGGATGCAGGGGAAACGAGTCTTTTGACCTGTGATGAGCCGACTGCAATGATTGGAGGAACAGGCTCTTCAACGGGCGCAAACATTATTTATTTATGGTCGGGAAATGTGGAGGATTCGATTGCCGCCACGACAATGACCAATTTTTCAGGCATTTATACGCTTACCGTAACGGATTCGCAAACAGGTTGTGCGGCTACAGATTCGGTGACGATTACACAAGAAGGGGCAATTCCTATTTTGTCGGCTGTTGCTTTTGAGGTGAGTTGTTTTGGGGTGAGTGATGGACGGATTGAAGTGGAAAGCGTGACAAGTGGAGTTGAGCCTTTTCAGTATTCACTGGATGGAGACGAATTGGGTGAGCAAACAGTATTTGAGGGTTTGGAAGCGGGAAGCCATACGGTAGAGGTGGTGGATGCGAATGGCTGTACGGACGCTTTGACTTTTGAGATTGTAGAACCCGAAGAATTGACGGTTTCATTGGTATTGAATGTGGCTTCTAATGTGATACAATTGGGCGATAGTGTGCAAATTGTTCCGACATTGGCGGGTGCATTTTCTGAATTTAATTGGACTCCTTTGGGCGGTTTTGAGGCTTGTGATGTGGCATTGGATTCGGTGGCTTGTTTGAATCCGTGGGTGCAGCCAACTGAAAACACAACTTATATGCTTTCTATTGCAGATGAAACGGGCTGTACGGCTGCTGCAAGCATTGATGTGTTGGTAGAAACGGAAGTGAAGGTAATTGTGCCTACTGCTTTTTCTCCAAATGGCGATGGCATCAACGATGAACTCCGCCTTTTTGCCAATTCAAGTGTGTCTCAGGTTCAAACGTTTATGATTTTTGACCGATGGGGCGAGAAGGTGTTTGAACAAAACAATTTTGACCCGAATGATGACGCTGCTGTTGTAGCTTGGGATGGTGTGTATAAGGGCAAGGAAATGGGGATTGGGGTGTTTGTGTTTTATGCAATGGTGGAGTTTCGAGATGGGAGTTTTGGGGAGTTTCAGGGGAATGTGAGTTTGGTGAGGTAG